CTTCTAACTTCCaccgaaaaaaaaagaactccaacaAACGGAATTTCCCGCCAAAATCACAATTTCGTTCTAGAAAGAACTAATAAGAAGAGAATCAAACCTCACTTCGTCTCGTCTCGTTTCGTCACTTTTGctcgttctcttcttcttcttggaacGAAAACAGGgtttaagaaaatggagaattAAGTGTTAGTAATCGTTCATCTCAGAGACGCACTAAAGATTTTCTTGAAATTCCCATGGCGGAGACAATCAATGACCGGTCACAGATCGAAATTAAGCCTCAAGAACCACCTCCCTTCATCTCCTTTGATTTCTCAGATGAAGTATTGCTAGAACAGAGGACTCTGTTGTTGAGGTCTCGCtcacagaggaagaagaacaccTGGGTTATTTCCCTCTTTGTGTTTCTCCACATTGTGGCCTTTGCTGCAACTATGTTTGTCAATAATTGCTGGACCAATTCAAATGGCGATTGTCTGCTGAAATTTCTGGGAAGGTTCTCGTTTCAACCCCTTTGGGAGAATCCCGCCCTTGGTCCATCATCGTCCACGTAAGTCCATCTCTTTTGAATCTTTCTTGCTTCTCGTTAAAAACTATTTGCAGATAATATTTTTAGGTTTATTTCAGGTTCAATCAATTATGTTTGGCTTACTTTGATCTTTACGGGTTCTGTATTTTCTATATTCTCTATCGGATGACCTGTTTCATTGAAAACAAGATCAGACCCTGGAGCTAAGAGAGAGCCTTGCACTGTAGAACGGTTTTAAAATTCACCTTTTGTGCAGATATGCTTTTCTTTGGACTCTTTACTGTTCTAGTCTACCTAGTTCTTAAATTTGTAGAAATCAGAAATTATGGATTCCTGACAAATGGCTGTGTTTCTTTGGGTATTTCTTGTTATTAGACATTCGATATTTCTTAATTGTTTAATCATAAGGAAACTTCTATGGTAAGTAAGTCTACTGAAAAGTTTGCTTCTAATGATGAAAATGAATGCTAGAAGGTGCTGACTATTATGGATTCCAATTTATCGATTCAAGGCTTTTTCACATATGCTGGTTCACAGTATTGGCAATTTCGTCAGCTTTAGAAACTTTTCTTTCTCCAGGTTGACCGCAATGGGGGCTATTCGGCGGGCCCTGGTGATTCAACAGCATCAAACATGGCGTCTTGTTACATGTCTTTTGTTGCATGCAGGGGCTATCCACTTTATCATCAACCTTTCATGTATTCTCTTAATCGGCATTCGCTTGGAGCAGGAGTTTGGACCATGTGAGCTTTTAGCATTCAAATAATTAAATTTTCTGGATCTTAGGGTGGGTCGAGCTATTAACTGTGTCTTTGCTTCTGTTTTGCAGTGAGGACTGGGATAATCTATACATTCTCTGCTGTTCTTGGTGGTTTGACCTCGGCACTTTTTGTCCATAATAGCCCAGCTGTTGCTTCCTCTTCTGCTCTCTTTGGATTAATTGGTTCGATGCTTTCTGGCATTATTCGGAACTGGGAAGTTTACAGTGATAAGGTTATCCTCTTGCCTTTGGATTCCATTTTCCTTCTGTTTTCTCCCtttaattcagtttttctgTGCTGATCACAGGTTGTGGCACTGGTGTCACTTTTTATTATTACAACTGGCAATCTCATTCTTGGTTTGCTACCACATATTGACAATTTTTCAAATATTGGGGGACTTCTATCTGGGTTTCTTCTCGGGTTTGTGCTTCTATTCAATCCTCAGCTTGTGGAAGTGGCTCAAACTAAAGAAGGCCTGTTTGAGTATAAAGTCAAAAGTTCTGTTAAATTCAGGAACAAAGTGGACAAA
The nucleotide sequence above comes from Telopea speciosissima isolate NSW1024214 ecotype Mountain lineage chromosome 3, Tspe_v1, whole genome shotgun sequence. Encoded proteins:
- the LOC122654795 gene encoding RHOMBOID-like protein 8 isoform X2, with translation MAETINDRSQIEIKPQEPPPFISFDFSDEVLLEQRTLLLRSRSQRKKNTWVISLFVFLHIVAFAATMFVNNCWTNSNGDCLLKFLGRFSFQPLWENPALGPSSSTLTAMGAIRRALVIQQHQTWRLVTCLLLHAGAIHFIINLSCILLIGIRLEQEFGPLRTGIIYTFSAVLGGLTSALFVHNSPAVASSSALFGLIGSMLSGIIRNWEVYSDKVIALVSLFIITTGNLILGLLPHIDNFSNIGGLLSGFLLGFVLLFNPQLVEVAQTKEGLFEYKVKSSVKFRNKVDKPVQRTLSLVLFALLFTVSLLAVLHGVDANKYCSWCHYVDCVPSRRWSCNEKPSSCEVLVSPGRLTFTCKSNDHFRVYLFTNISRERMEDLCSLICA
- the LOC122654795 gene encoding RHOMBOID-like protein 8 isoform X1; this encodes MAETINDRSQIEIKPQEPPPFISFDFSDEVLLEQRTLLLRSRSQRKKNTWVISLFVFLHIVAFAATMFVNNCWTNSNGDCLLKFLGRFSFQPLWENPALGPSSSTLTAMGAIRRALVIQQHQTWRLVTCLLLHAGAIHFIINLSCILLIGIRLEQEFGPLRTGIIYTFSAVLGGLTSALFVHNSPAVASSSALFGLIGSMLSGIIRNWEVYSDKVVALVSLFIITTGNLILGLLPHIDNFSNIGGLLSGFLLGFVLLFNPQLVEVAQTKEGLFEYKVKSSVKFRNKVDKPVQRTLSLVLFALLFTVSLLAVLHGVDANKYCSWCHYVDCVPSRRWSCNEKPSSCEVLVSPGRLTFTCKSNDHFRVYLFTNISRERMEDLCSLICA